A region from the Francisella orientalis FNO12 genome encodes:
- the minC gene encoding septum site-determining protein MinC, which translates to MKQAFHFKGGNYTISAININVTEITQIESLLNSKLSQSPSFFQNTPFAIDIRDIDKSEKCTINFLEKVIESFKSNGMVPIGFVVDNKEIKTQLAKAGHNILKGGKAKDANAEDEKQSYSTKIITSPVRTGQSINARDADVIVTANVNNGAEIIADGSIIVYGRVGGRVIAGSSGNKDAKIVCKDLKAELISIAGKYVTLNNESIPVDDSKTDGYIVYLQDDKIHIEGL; encoded by the coding sequence ATGAAACAAGCTTTTCATTTTAAAGGTGGTAACTATACTATCAGTGCCATTAATATTAATGTAACTGAAATTACACAGATTGAGAGTTTACTAAACTCTAAGCTTTCGCAGTCACCATCCTTTTTCCAAAATACTCCTTTTGCGATTGATATTCGTGATATAGACAAAAGTGAAAAGTGCACTATCAACTTCCTAGAGAAAGTTATTGAATCATTCAAATCCAATGGTATGGTTCCTATAGGCTTTGTAGTTGATAATAAGGAAATAAAAACTCAACTAGCTAAAGCTGGACACAACATACTCAAAGGCGGGAAAGCTAAAGATGCTAACGCCGAGGATGAAAAACAGTCTTATTCAACAAAAATAATCACCTCTCCTGTTCGAACTGGCCAATCAATCAATGCTCGTGATGCTGACGTAATTGTTACTGCCAATGTCAATAATGGCGCCGAAATCATTGCTGATGGTAGCATCATTGTATATGGTAGAGTTGGTGGTAGAGTAATTGCTGGTAGCTCAGGAAATAAAGATGCTAAAATAGTTTGTAAGGACTTAAAAGCGGAGTTAATATCTATTGCGGGTAAATATGTTACACTTAATAATGAAAGTATACCTGTTGACGATTCTAAAACTGATGGATATATAGTGTACTTACAAGATGACAAAATCCATATAGAAGGTTTATAA
- a CDS encoding MarC family protein, producing the protein MPKISVFLGEHVIDVISKIMGLMLVAISVEMVFDGIKGFFY; encoded by the coding sequence TTGCCTAAGATATCCGTATTTCTTGGAGAGCACGTTATAGATGTTATTTCGAAAATTATGGGTTTGATGCTAGTTGCTATTTCGGTAGAAATGGTTTTTGATGGAATCAAAGGTTTCTTTTATTAG
- a CDS encoding arsenate reductase family protein, translating into MIKVFGINNCTSVRNALKFFEEKGKKVEYINLRENKPTWREMREIKQISDFQIIDLFNSKGKLFTEMGLKEKIDGLSEQEAFELLVTDALLFKRPLVVDSNYARTGWNKKEYEEKWG; encoded by the coding sequence ATGATAAAGGTATTTGGGATAAATAATTGTACAAGCGTAAGAAATGCTCTTAAGTTTTTCGAAGAAAAAGGCAAGAAAGTTGAATATATAAATCTCAGAGAAAATAAACCTACTTGGCGAGAAATGAGAGAGATAAAACAAATTAGTGATTTTCAAATAATAGACTTATTCAATTCTAAAGGTAAACTTTTTACGGAAATGGGTCTTAAAGAAAAAATTGATGGCTTGTCAGAGCAAGAAGCTTTTGAGCTTTTAGTTACCGACGCCCTATTATTTAAAAGACCTCTAGTTGTAGATAGCAACTATGCTAGAACTGGCTGGAATAAAAAAGAATACGAAGAAAAATGGGGTTAG
- the minE gene encoding cell division topological specificity factor MinE encodes MLAKLFGLGKKQQSASLAKERLQIIVAHQRNELHPRSSKISSHLLAELKDEIIEVVKKYVALSEDNIRDIDIKVEDSSKNSTIEVNIPFN; translated from the coding sequence ATGTTAGCTAAACTTTTTGGATTAGGTAAAAAACAGCAAAGTGCTTCTTTAGCAAAAGAAAGACTTCAGATTATTGTTGCTCATCAAAGAAATGAATTACATCCAAGATCTTCAAAAATCAGTAGTCATTTACTTGCTGAACTTAAAGATGAGATTATTGAAGTTGTCAAAAAATATGTTGCTTTATCTGAAGACAATATCCGCGATATTGATATAAAAGTTGAGGATAGTAGCAAAAACTCAACAATTGAAGTTAATATCCCATTCAATTAA
- a CDS encoding LptM family lipoprotein: protein MKQKVFIAISITSILGLTTCGQTGALYLPDEKSASSGSTIATSGSSIMNKSKQQNSSSNNANEKIDYDPSTPSRYVNPTTAQAYEGEGHFNYNSNILDSEQAGGTPII, encoded by the coding sequence ATGAAACAAAAAGTTTTTATTGCGATTTCGATTACATCAATTTTAGGATTAACTACATGTGGACAGACTGGAGCTTTATACTTACCAGATGAAAAAAGTGCAAGCTCCGGTTCTACTATTGCTACTTCAGGCTCTAGCATAATGAATAAATCCAAACAACAAAACTCATCATCAAACAATGCCAATGAGAAAATAGATTACGATCCGAGCACTCCGTCAAGATACGTTAACCCAACTACTGCTCAAGCTTATGAAGGAGAAGGCCACTTTAATTACAATAGCAATATTTTGGATTCAGAGCAAGCAGGCGGAACTCCCATAATATAA
- the rpmG gene encoding 50S ribosomal protein L33, whose amino-acid sequence MREKIRLVSSAKTGHFYTTTKNKREMPNKMEIKKFDPFVRKHVMYKEAKIK is encoded by the coding sequence ATGAGAGAAAAAATTAGATTAGTTTCTTCTGCTAAAACTGGACACTTCTATACTACTACTAAAAACAAAAGAGAAATGCCAAATAAAATGGAAATCAAAAAGTTTGATCCTTTTGTTCGTAAGCATGTAATGTATAAAGAAGCTAAAATCAAATAA
- a CDS encoding ATP-dependent DNA helicase RecG: MQFNEVKGVGEATIKALAKYNLYNPDDLLTIFPKECKDTRFVSTISSLVTDKKYLIEGRITNLTYKKFGKKFLRFIVNDETGICTIVMFKFYPNQIVVLENAEYVRCYGKVDLSLNPQMVHPEWAVIKDGMCAIKKEFSPVYRLKKVSDKVVSRIILSCLKSKSVADILPRQLLRGFGLMSFSDALYYVHALTDSIDDKLINIARSSIKFEEMLAYKLAEESIRKSITNSSAPRLSLEESQQIEFYKKLPYQLTPAQQRTITEILTDISQSSAMIRLLQGDVGAGKTIVAAMAVYTAVKSGYQAVVLAPTEILAEQHYSFFASYMADLDIEVVPLLGKLTAKQTRESLEVIKSKKDCVIVGTHAVFQERVEYCNLGLVVVDEQHRFGVEQRLALINKSSLNDRHLVPHQLIISATPIPRTLAMTLYGNLQLSILDELPPNRKPIVTTVLNRAKKQSLIGKIKEAVSRGEQVYWVCPLVEESENMDFLQDVKTLHKELAEALSKENVGLVYGSMKSKDKIQEMSDFKAKKYKVLVATTVIEVGVDVPNASIMIIDNAERLGISQLHQLRGRVGRGAKESYCILLYSDRISEVGKKRLSLVRESQDGFYLAEKDLEIRGAGDILGKEQSGVSTFKTFDINEYYDNYDKISSATAIVESEYPHLKKKLVDKWFKQRVNYVDV, translated from the coding sequence ATGCAATTTAATGAAGTCAAAGGTGTTGGTGAGGCAACTATTAAAGCGTTAGCTAAATATAATCTGTATAATCCGGATGACCTTTTGACAATCTTTCCTAAAGAGTGCAAAGATACTCGTTTTGTCAGCACCATAAGTTCTTTGGTGACAGATAAGAAGTATCTCATTGAGGGTAGAATAACCAATTTAACATACAAGAAGTTTGGTAAGAAATTCTTACGCTTTATAGTAAATGATGAGACTGGAATTTGTACTATTGTAATGTTTAAATTTTACCCTAATCAAATAGTTGTGCTTGAAAATGCTGAATATGTGCGCTGTTATGGTAAAGTCGATTTATCGTTGAATCCACAAATGGTTCATCCAGAATGGGCAGTTATAAAAGATGGTATGTGTGCTATCAAAAAAGAGTTTTCACCAGTTTATCGGTTAAAAAAGGTCTCTGATAAAGTAGTGTCTAGAATAATTTTATCTTGCCTTAAAAGTAAAAGTGTTGCAGATATTTTACCAAGACAGCTATTGCGTGGATTTGGTTTGATGAGTTTTAGTGATGCCTTGTATTATGTTCATGCTCTTACAGATTCTATAGATGACAAACTTATAAATATTGCTAGATCTTCCATAAAGTTTGAAGAAATGCTTGCCTACAAACTTGCTGAGGAGAGTATTCGTAAAAGCATAACAAATAGTAGTGCTCCAAGATTGTCTTTAGAAGAGTCTCAGCAAATTGAATTTTATAAAAAGCTACCTTATCAATTAACCCCAGCTCAGCAACGTACAATCACAGAGATTTTAACGGATATAAGTCAATCAAGTGCAATGATAAGACTTCTGCAAGGTGATGTTGGCGCTGGTAAAACAATTGTGGCAGCTATGGCTGTGTATACTGCAGTTAAGTCAGGATATCAAGCAGTTGTGCTGGCGCCTACAGAGATTTTGGCTGAGCAACATTATAGTTTTTTTGCATCATATATGGCAGATTTGGATATTGAGGTTGTACCACTATTAGGTAAGTTAACTGCAAAGCAAACTAGAGAAAGTTTAGAGGTTATTAAGTCTAAAAAAGATTGTGTTATTGTCGGAACTCACGCTGTGTTTCAAGAGCGTGTTGAATATTGTAATTTGGGTTTGGTAGTTGTTGATGAGCAACATAGGTTTGGTGTTGAGCAGCGTTTAGCTTTAATTAATAAATCATCTCTAAACGATAGGCATTTGGTGCCTCATCAGCTCATAATTTCAGCTACACCTATTCCTAGAACTCTAGCGATGACTCTGTATGGAAATTTGCAATTATCAATACTTGATGAGTTACCGCCTAATCGTAAGCCTATAGTAACAACGGTCTTAAATAGAGCTAAAAAACAAAGTTTAATAGGTAAGATTAAAGAAGCAGTATCTCGTGGCGAACAAGTATATTGGGTTTGTCCTTTGGTTGAAGAGTCTGAAAATATGGACTTTTTACAGGATGTCAAAACCTTACATAAAGAACTAGCAGAAGCTTTGAGCAAGGAAAATGTGGGTCTTGTATACGGCAGTATGAAATCAAAAGATAAAATACAAGAGATGAGTGATTTTAAAGCCAAAAAGTACAAGGTATTGGTTGCCACTACAGTGATTGAGGTTGGAGTAGATGTACCAAATGCTAGTATTATGATTATTGATAATGCCGAAAGATTGGGCATATCTCAGCTTCATCAGCTAAGAGGAAGAGTTGGTAGAGGGGCAAAGGAGAGTTATTGCATATTGCTTTATAGTGATAGGATAAGTGAAGTTGGCAAGAAGAGACTATCGCTTGTAAGAGAGTCGCAAGATGGTTTTTATTTGGCTGAGAAAGATCTCGAGATACGCGGAGCGGGAGATATCTTAGGTAAAGAGCAGTCAGGAGTGTCAACATTTAAGACTTTTGATATAAATGAGTATTATGATAATTATGATAAAATATCTAGTGCTACAGCTATAGTAGAAAGTGAATATCCACATCTAAAAAAGAAATTGGTGGATAAGTGGTTTAAGCAAAGAGTGAATTACGTGGATGTGTAA
- a CDS encoding VOC family protein, which yields MNNLNLDNTERFGLIHLAISVGSKEKVDQLTEQLRNDGFKITGEPRITGDGYYESCVFDPEQNLIAITI from the coding sequence ATGAACAATTTAAATCTCGATAATACAGAAAGATTTGGTTTAATTCATCTTGCTATATCAGTAGGATCTAAAGAAAAAGTAGATCAACTAACAGAACAACTAAGAAATGATGGTTTTAAAATTACAGGTGAACCTAGAATCACAGGCGATGGATATTATGAAAGCTGTGTATTTGACCCAGAACAAAATTTAATAGCAATCACAATCTAA
- a CDS encoding ABC transporter ATP-binding protein, whose protein sequence is MNNISFKNVSFYRGERCIYDDITISIPTNKITTVLGPSGAGKTTILQLIAGLIKPDFGEIHIANNIIKKNTKEKQLAQLRKKMGFLFQSGALFTHLSVYDNIAFPLRKNTNLSEKLIRNIVLLKLQAVRLAHTIDMMPSELSGGMARRVALARSIAMDPDIMMYDEPFTGQDPASFNKLLELISTLNESLGMTSLIVSHDIQESLSISDHIIIVGNKKVIASDTPENIKNSKDKQIQDFLAGRSLENNSKNSIDKNFFYKEILR, encoded by the coding sequence ATGAACAATATTAGTTTCAAGAATGTTTCCTTTTACAGAGGTGAACGTTGCATCTATGATGATATCACAATCTCAATCCCAACAAATAAGATAACAACTGTTCTAGGTCCATCAGGGGCTGGTAAAACTACTATATTACAACTTATTGCCGGACTAATTAAACCTGATTTTGGTGAGATACATATCGCTAATAACATTATCAAAAAAAACACAAAAGAAAAACAGCTTGCTCAACTACGTAAGAAGATGGGTTTTCTTTTTCAATCCGGAGCACTTTTTACTCATCTAAGTGTATATGATAACATCGCATTTCCTTTACGAAAAAATACCAACCTAAGCGAAAAACTAATTAGAAATATAGTTTTACTCAAACTGCAAGCAGTTAGATTAGCTCATACTATTGATATGATGCCCAGTGAACTATCAGGAGGAATGGCACGCAGAGTCGCATTAGCAAGATCTATAGCGATGGATCCAGATATTATGATGTATGATGAGCCATTTACAGGTCAAGATCCCGCTTCTTTTAACAAGTTGTTAGAGCTTATTTCAACACTAAATGAATCATTAGGAATGACTTCTTTAATTGTCTCACATGATATACAAGAATCATTGAGTATTTCTGATCACATTATAATAGTCGGCAACAAAAAAGTCATAGCTAGCGATACTCCTGAAAATATAAAGAATAGTAAAGATAAACAAATACAAGATTTTTTGGCTGGTAGGTCTCTAGAGAATAACAGTAAAAACTCTATAGATAAAAACTTCTTTTATAAAGAAATTTTGAGGTAA
- a CDS encoding fumarate hydratase — protein MAVIKTEDLINSVAEALQYISYYHPKDFIDAMYEAYQREESKPAKDAMAQILINSRMSAMGKRPICQDTGMVCAFVKVGMDAKLDKTDRTITELVNEGVRRGYNDPHNPLRASMVFPPNGARKNTKDNTPAIVHIDLVYGDKIEIDIAAKGGGSEFKSKFKVLNPSDNIIDWVEEMLPQMGAGWCPPGIIGIGIGGTAEKAMLLAKESLGEEINMQDIIKNGPQNETEQLRLDIYNRVNALGIGAQGLGGLTTVLDVKVNEYPTHAACKPVALIPNCAATRHVHFTLDGSGSVDLPAPKIEDWPVIEQAQNDDVKKINLDTVTKEEIEALGSGDNVLLTGKILTGRDAAHKRLQDMYNVGEEFPVDLKGRFIYYVGPVDPVGDEVVGPAGPTTATRMDKFTPFMLEKAGIAGMIGKSERGQATIDSIAKNNAIYFMGVGGAAYLISKSIKKAEVVAFEDLGMEAIYEFEVEDMPVTVAVDSLGVSAHKQGPKFWKAKIAEIKKG, from the coding sequence ATGGCTGTTATCAAGACAGAAGATCTAATAAATAGTGTTGCAGAAGCATTGCAATATATTTCATATTATCACCCGAAAGATTTTATTGATGCAATGTATGAAGCGTACCAGCGTGAGGAATCAAAGCCAGCAAAAGACGCGATGGCACAGATTCTTATCAATTCAAGAATGTCTGCTATGGGTAAGCGTCCAATCTGTCAAGATACAGGTATGGTGTGTGCGTTTGTAAAAGTTGGTATGGATGCTAAGCTTGATAAAACTGATAGAACAATTACAGAGCTTGTTAACGAGGGGGTGCGTCGTGGCTATAATGATCCACATAACCCTTTGAGAGCATCTATGGTTTTCCCACCTAATGGAGCTAGAAAAAACACAAAAGATAATACACCAGCAATTGTACATATTGATTTGGTTTATGGTGATAAGATTGAGATTGATATCGCTGCAAAAGGTGGTGGATCTGAGTTTAAGTCAAAATTTAAAGTTTTAAATCCTAGTGATAACATTATCGACTGGGTAGAAGAGATGCTTCCACAGATGGGAGCGGGTTGGTGCCCACCAGGAATTATTGGTATCGGAATTGGTGGTACAGCTGAGAAAGCTATGCTTCTTGCAAAAGAATCTCTAGGTGAAGAGATTAATATGCAAGATATCATCAAAAATGGTCCTCAAAATGAGACTGAGCAACTAAGATTAGATATTTATAATCGTGTTAATGCTCTTGGTATAGGTGCTCAAGGTCTTGGTGGTTTGACAACTGTGCTTGATGTTAAGGTTAATGAATACCCAACTCATGCAGCATGTAAGCCTGTAGCTCTTATTCCTAACTGTGCGGCTACTCGTCATGTGCATTTCACATTAGATGGTTCTGGGTCTGTTGATTTGCCAGCACCTAAGATCGAAGATTGGCCAGTAATCGAGCAAGCACAAAATGATGATGTTAAGAAAATCAATCTTGATACAGTTACTAAAGAAGAAATCGAAGCTCTTGGATCTGGTGATAATGTTTTATTGACAGGTAAGATCTTGACTGGTCGTGATGCAGCGCATAAGCGTTTACAGGATATGTATAATGTTGGCGAAGAGTTCCCTGTAGATCTTAAAGGTAGATTTATCTATTATGTAGGTCCAGTTGATCCAGTTGGTGATGAAGTTGTTGGCCCTGCAGGTCCTACTACAGCTACGCGTATGGATAAATTTACACCATTTATGTTAGAGAAAGCAGGCATTGCCGGTATGATCGGTAAATCAGAAAGAGGTCAGGCTACTATTGACTCTATTGCAAAAAATAATGCTATTTATTTTATGGGAGTAGGTGGCGCTGCTTACCTAATCTCTAAATCAATCAAGAAAGCGGAAGTTGTCGCTTTTGAAGATCTTGGTATGGAAGCTATTTATGAATTTGAAGTAGAAGATATGCCAGTAACTGTTGCTGTAGACTCTCTTGGTGTTTCAGCGCATAAGCAAGGTCCTAAGTTTTGGAAAGCTAAGATTGCTGAAATCAAAAAAGGTTAA
- the rpmB gene encoding 50S ribosomal protein L28: MSKVCIVTGKRPATGNNVSHAQNKTRRRFLPNLHTHRFWVESENKYIKLKVSSKGMRIIDKKGIDTVLSDLRAQGHKI, translated from the coding sequence ATGTCTAAAGTTTGTATAGTTACAGGTAAAAGACCTGCTACTGGTAATAATGTTTCTCACGCACAAAACAAAACAAGAAGAAGATTTTTACCTAATCTTCATACTCATAGATTTTGGGTTGAAAGTGAAAATAAATATATCAAGCTAAAAGTTAGCTCAAAAGGTATGAGAATCATTGATAAGAAAGGTATCGATACTGTTCTTAGTGATCTTAGGGCTCAAGGCCACAAAATTTAA
- the minD gene encoding septum site-determining protein MinD, translating to MSEKKQGKVFVVTSGKGGVGKTTSSAAIAYAFAKRNLKTVVIDFDVGLRNLDLIMGCERRVVYDLINVVREEATINQAIIKDKRIDNLYLIPASQTRDKDALTEEGVDRVIEELKQAFDIVICDSPAGIEKGSLMAMRCADAAIIVTNPEVSSVRDSDRILGMLSSKTLKAQKEGEFKEIHLLLNRYNSARAKAGAMLKAEDVSEILYTPIVGIIPESKDILEASNSGHPITHLDDTIAAKAYFDAVDRILGKDIPMRYTEQKTSFFKKLIGK from the coding sequence ATGAGTGAAAAAAAGCAAGGTAAGGTTTTCGTAGTTACTTCAGGTAAAGGCGGTGTTGGTAAAACAACTTCAAGTGCAGCTATTGCATATGCTTTTGCAAAAAGAAACCTTAAAACAGTTGTTATTGATTTCGATGTTGGTTTAAGAAACCTCGACCTTATTATGGGTTGTGAAAGAAGAGTCGTTTATGACTTGATAAATGTTGTAAGAGAAGAAGCTACTATAAATCAGGCTATTATTAAAGATAAAAGAATTGATAATCTTTATCTTATTCCCGCATCTCAAACTAGAGATAAAGATGCACTGACCGAAGAAGGCGTAGATAGAGTAATTGAAGAATTAAAACAAGCCTTTGATATAGTTATTTGTGACTCTCCTGCAGGTATTGAAAAGGGTTCTCTAATGGCTATGAGATGTGCCGATGCAGCAATCATAGTAACTAATCCTGAAGTTTCATCTGTAAGAGACTCTGACAGAATATTAGGTATGTTATCAAGCAAGACTCTAAAGGCTCAAAAAGAAGGCGAATTCAAAGAAATCCACCTACTTCTTAACAGATATAATTCAGCTAGAGCGAAAGCAGGAGCTATGCTAAAAGCTGAGGATGTTAGTGAAATATTATACACACCTATCGTAGGAATAATTCCTGAATCTAAAGATATCCTTGAAGCTTCAAATAGTGGGCATCCTATAACACATCTTGATGATACTATAGCTGCCAAAGCATATTTCGATGCTGTAGATAGAATACTTGGTAAAGATATACCAATGAGATATACAGAACAGAAGACAAGTTTCTTTAAAAAATTAATAGGTAAATAG
- a CDS encoding VOC family protein yields MRIEHIAIWVKDIELMKDFYCKYFNAKPNDKYITPIKGFSSYFLSFESGERLEIMHSKKHEQFKSR; encoded by the coding sequence ATGAGAATAGAACATATTGCAATTTGGGTTAAAGATATTGAACTAATGAAAGATTTTTATTGTAAATACTTTAATGCAAAACCAAATGATAAATATATAACCCCCATAAAAGGCTTTTCTTCTTATTTCTTATCTTTTGAATCTGGAGAAAGATTAGAAATTATGCACTCAAAAAAACATGAACAATTTAAATCTCGATAA
- a CDS encoding NUDIX hydrolase N-terminal domain-containing protein: MHKDKIFEFIKKVQAISHTGIVYSKCPYALDNYHELLELSSKMLHEYIKSDVQPYDIYRDMYYPTPQPGVRVVIFQNNKLLMAEDVDTPNEWTIPGGWCDIDLSPVETCIKEVKEETGYKIKVTKFLALMDRNNYTQSEIYNVYSLVFVAEIVGGENSPNFEVNKVDFFDINELPRLSHKLTKEELDIILKTYKDDTVYFE; the protein is encoded by the coding sequence ATGCATAAAGATAAAATATTTGAGTTTATAAAGAAAGTCCAAGCAATATCTCATACGGGTATTGTTTATTCTAAATGCCCATATGCCTTGGATAATTACCATGAGCTATTAGAGCTGAGCTCAAAGATGTTACATGAGTATATCAAGTCTGATGTGCAACCTTATGATATATACAGGGATATGTATTATCCAACACCGCAGCCAGGTGTGCGAGTGGTTATTTTTCAAAATAATAAACTTCTAATGGCTGAAGATGTGGATACTCCAAATGAATGGACTATTCCAGGTGGTTGGTGTGATATTGATCTTTCACCAGTTGAAACATGTATCAAAGAGGTTAAAGAAGAGACTGGTTATAAGATTAAGGTGACTAAATTTTTAGCGCTTATGGATAGAAATAATTATACTCAAAGTGAAATTTATAATGTTTATAGTTTGGTATTTGTAGCAGAAATTGTAGGTGGCGAGAATAGCCCAAATTTTGAGGTTAATAAAGTAGATTTTTTTGATATTAATGAGTTGCCAAGATTATCGCATAAGCTTACAAAAGAAGAGTTGGATATTATATTGAAGACATATAAGGATGATACTGTTTATTTTGAATAA
- a CDS encoding bifunctional aspartate transaminase/aspartate 4-decarboxylase — protein sequence MSQQDLSPFEFKDELIKLATSKADRLMLNAGRGNPNFLATVPRHAFLHLGDFALKESERSYSCLDNIFGGLPEKKGMLERFDFYCMANDKLDGISFLKAAISFVDDHLGINKEDFLYEMTNAYLGCNYPSPPRMLSITEKIVMHYLREELYKNTDIPLEFDIFATEGGTAAMTYIFQSVKINGLLNANDKIVMISPIFSPYLEIPELPEYNNTIVHIYADEQADWQVTDKELEKLLDPTIKILCLVNPSNPPSVKISDAVLEKIAKIIEDHRSDLMIITDDVYATFSDDFESLFSKCGYNTLCVYSFSKYFGATGWRIGTIALHKDNIFDKMISELDDKKLQELDKHYSSLTTNSRTLKFIDRLVADSRSVALNHTAGISLPQQLQMSLFALSSLLDNQDIYRKEAKKLIRRRYNILFNSISPKIQHRYNSDNVGYYTLLDLEHLSTVIYDKFFSKWLIQNHSVNDMLKTLASEMGIVLLPGNGFDDLHPSARVSLANLRECDYRNIGSNIRQQLDNLYSKYKKSC from the coding sequence TCCGTTTGAATTTAAGGATGAATTAATAAAATTAGCAACAAGTAAAGCCGATAGATTAATGTTAAATGCTGGTCGTGGTAATCCTAATTTTTTGGCAACCGTTCCAAGACATGCTTTCTTACATCTTGGAGACTTTGCACTCAAAGAATCTGAAAGATCTTATTCCTGTCTTGATAACATCTTTGGTGGCTTACCTGAAAAAAAAGGTATGTTAGAAAGATTTGATTTCTACTGTATGGCTAACGATAAGCTAGATGGAATTAGTTTTCTTAAAGCTGCAATCTCTTTTGTTGATGATCACTTAGGCATTAATAAAGAAGATTTTTTATATGAAATGACTAATGCATATCTTGGATGTAACTACCCTTCGCCACCAAGGATGCTTTCTATAACTGAAAAAATTGTAATGCACTACCTACGCGAAGAGCTCTATAAAAATACAGATATTCCACTAGAGTTTGATATTTTTGCAACAGAAGGTGGGACTGCTGCCATGACATATATTTTCCAATCTGTAAAAATAAATGGATTGCTTAATGCTAATGATAAAATAGTGATGATTAGCCCTATTTTTTCACCATATCTTGAAATTCCAGAGCTTCCAGAATATAACAATACTATAGTTCACATCTATGCTGATGAACAAGCAGACTGGCAAGTTACTGACAAAGAGCTAGAAAAACTATTAGACCCTACTATCAAAATTCTTTGCTTAGTAAATCCAAGCAATCCACCATCTGTCAAAATTAGTGACGCTGTTCTAGAAAAAATAGCGAAGATCATCGAAGATCATCGATCTGATTTAATGATTATTACCGATGATGTTTATGCAACCTTTTCAGATGACTTTGAATCATTATTCTCAAAATGTGGATACAACACCCTTTGTGTTTACTCATTCTCCAAGTACTTTGGAGCAACTGGCTGGCGTATCGGTACAATTGCTCTACACAAAGATAATATTTTTGACAAAATGATTAGCGAACTTGATGATAAAAAATTGCAAGAGCTTGATAAGCATTACAGCTCTCTTACAACAAATTCAAGAACATTAAAGTTTATTGATAGATTAGTAGCTGATAGTCGCTCTGTTGCACTAAATCATACTGCTGGAATCTCACTACCTCAACAATTACAAATGAGCCTTTTTGCACTTTCTAGCTTATTAGATAATCAAGATATTTATCGTAAAGAAGCAAAAAAGCTTATCAGAAGACGCTACAATATCTTATTTAATTCAATATCACCTAAGATACAGCACCGTTATAATTCAGATAATGTTGGATATTATACACTTCTAGATTTAGAACATCTCTCAACTGTAATTTATGATAAGTTTTTTTCTAAATGGTTAATACAAAATCATAGTGTCAATGATATGCTAAAAACTCTGGCATCTGAAATGGGGATTGTACTTCTACCTGGTAATGGCTTTGATGATCTACATCCTTCTGCTAGAGTCTCTTTAGCAAACTTACGCGAATGTGATTATAGAAATATAGGAAGCAATATTAGACAACAATTAGACAACTTATATTCTAAATATAAAAAATCTTGCTAA